Proteins encoded within one genomic window of Alteribacter populi:
- a CDS encoding APC family permease — MPKQKQELTKVLSRLDVFVLSIGAMLGWGWVVLSESWLTSAGSLGTVIAFMIGGLLVTFVGLTYAELASAMPKVGGEHAYVHRAMGDKAAFIASWSITLGYVSVVAFEAVALPTVIEYIFPNYQVGYMWSIGGWDVYASWVLVGVGGSLFVTAINYFGLKPAAKVQVILTVSIVLIGLMLIFGSAIGGDSANFQPLFIGGASGIMAVLIMVPFLFIGFDVIPQTAEEANIPRRDIGKLLILSVVCAIVFYIMIAIGVSLALNTTALSTTQLATADAMTVIFSSSFFGNLLVIGGVAGIMTSWNAFIIGGSRVMYAMAQSGMLPRWFGRLHPKYNTPSNTILFIGAIAVLSPLLGRPALVWFVESGGPAIVIAYLFVAIAFILLRKRNPQMERPYVAGKTSIVGWIALILSIGFIVIYLPGMPAALSGPEWVIFGGWFLIGFYFFVQMTRGKYKDDVTETKQNVQM, encoded by the coding sequence ATGCCTAAACAAAAACAAGAATTAACGAAAGTTTTATCTCGTTTAGATGTATTTGTTCTTTCCATCGGCGCCATGCTTGGGTGGGGGTGGGTTGTGTTATCGGAAAGCTGGCTTACATCTGCCGGCTCTCTTGGAACAGTCATTGCTTTTATGATAGGTGGTCTTTTGGTTACATTTGTGGGCCTTACATATGCTGAGTTAGCTTCTGCAATGCCGAAAGTGGGTGGAGAACACGCTTATGTACATCGTGCCATGGGAGATAAGGCAGCCTTCATTGCCTCATGGTCAATTACGTTAGGCTATGTATCGGTGGTTGCTTTTGAAGCGGTGGCTCTTCCTACTGTTATTGAGTATATTTTCCCAAATTATCAAGTTGGGTATATGTGGTCGATTGGTGGATGGGATGTCTATGCATCTTGGGTTTTAGTAGGTGTAGGTGGCTCATTATTTGTTACCGCCATTAACTATTTTGGATTAAAACCAGCAGCAAAGGTTCAAGTTATTTTAACTGTTAGTATAGTGTTAATTGGATTAATGTTAATTTTCGGTTCGGCTATTGGCGGTGATAGTGCGAATTTCCAACCACTTTTCATAGGTGGCGCTAGTGGCATCATGGCTGTTTTGATCATGGTCCCCTTCCTATTCATAGGGTTTGATGTCATTCCACAAACAGCAGAAGAAGCAAATATTCCACGTAGAGATATCGGAAAATTACTAATTTTGTCCGTTGTTTGTGCAATTGTGTTTTATATTATGATTGCAATTGGTGTTTCGTTAGCGTTGAATACAACTGCACTTTCTACGACGCAATTAGCAACCGCTGATGCGATGACGGTTATATTCAGCTCCTCGTTTTTCGGAAATTTACTAGTCATCGGTGGAGTGGCAGGAATCATGACGAGCTGGAACGCATTTATCATCGGTGGGAGTCGCGTGATGTATGCGATGGCACAGTCAGGAATGCTTCCTCGCTGGTTTGGACGACTTCATCCGAAGTATAACACGCCTTCCAATACGATCCTATTTATTGGTGCAATAGCGGTCCTTAGCCCGCTACTTGGTCGGCCTGCGTTAGTATGGTTTGTTGAAAGTGGTGGCCCGGCAATTGTGATTGCCTACCTATTTGTTGCCATTGCGTTTATACTCCTGCGAAAAAGAAATCCGCAAATGGAAAGACCTTATGTCGCTGGTAAAACGTCAATCGTTGGCTGGATTGCGCTGATCTTAAGCATCGGATTTATAGTTATTTATTTACCAGGAATGCCGGCTGCATTGTCAGGCCCGGAATGGGTCATTTTTGGTGGTTGGTTCCTCATTGGATTCTATTTCTTTGTTCAAATGACGAGAGGGAAGTACAAGGACGATGTAACAGAAACGAAACAAAACGTACAAATGTAA
- a CDS encoding NAD-dependent succinate-semialdehyde dehydrogenase, which produces MSTQFKVMNPATGELVKKVNYNTKEEIKQALENGHCAFKKWSKLNAHTRSKLLKGWSQIIQENKEEIAEVMTIENGKPLKESLGEVTYATSYIDWYAEEAIRIYGRTIPASTETKRIVVTKQPIGLVAAITPWNFPAAMMTRKAAPALAAGCAFIVKPAEETPLTTMKLIELAHEVGIPKDAIQCVNGKGPEVGALFTDSEYVRKITFTGSTPVGKSLIRNSADTVKHVTMELGGHAPLIVAEDADLDFAVTQTILSKFRNAGQTCVCANRVIVHESIVGVFSEKLTEAVNRLKVGNGMDEETDIGPIIHEKGFLKIVSQVKDAIEKGAEVLLGNKYNADKEQGYFFVHPTVLKNVDTTMNIMQEETFGPIVPITTFKELDEAVDIANSTPYGLAAYFFTNDYKVGTYLHDHLDFGIIGWNDGAPSGAHVPFGGMKESGLGREGGSEGIEPYLETKYLSIGHYDQ; this is translated from the coding sequence GTGTCAACTCAGTTTAAAGTAATGAATCCTGCTACAGGAGAACTTGTAAAAAAAGTGAATTACAACACTAAAGAAGAAATTAAACAAGCCTTAGAAAATGGGCATTGTGCATTTAAAAAATGGTCAAAACTAAATGCTCATACACGTTCTAAGCTGTTAAAGGGTTGGTCACAGATCATCCAAGAGAACAAAGAAGAAATAGCGGAAGTGATGACTATTGAAAACGGTAAGCCCTTAAAAGAGTCATTGGGCGAAGTCACTTACGCAACGAGTTATATTGATTGGTACGCGGAAGAAGCAATCCGAATTTATGGACGTACGATTCCGGCTTCTACGGAAACGAAACGGATTGTTGTCACTAAGCAACCTATAGGATTGGTTGCAGCGATTACTCCGTGGAACTTCCCGGCAGCGATGATGACGAGAAAAGCAGCACCAGCATTAGCAGCTGGATGTGCATTCATCGTTAAACCTGCGGAAGAAACGCCACTGACGACAATGAAGTTAATCGAGCTTGCGCATGAGGTGGGTATACCAAAAGACGCGATCCAATGTGTAAATGGAAAAGGACCTGAAGTTGGCGCCTTATTCACGGATAGCGAGTATGTGCGGAAAATTACGTTTACAGGCTCTACACCAGTAGGGAAATCCTTAATTCGAAATAGTGCAGATACGGTTAAACACGTTACGATGGAGTTAGGTGGCCATGCGCCCTTGATTGTCGCGGAAGATGCGGATCTTGACTTTGCGGTGACGCAAACGATTCTTTCTAAATTTAGAAATGCTGGTCAAACGTGTGTATGTGCGAACCGTGTAATTGTTCATGAAAGTATTGTCGGTGTTTTTTCTGAAAAATTAACGGAAGCAGTCAACAGGTTAAAGGTCGGTAATGGTATGGATGAAGAAACGGATATTGGTCCAATTATTCACGAAAAAGGTTTTCTTAAAATCGTTTCACAAGTAAAGGATGCCATCGAGAAAGGTGCCGAGGTTTTGTTAGGAAATAAGTACAATGCTGATAAAGAACAGGGTTACTTTTTTGTTCACCCTACAGTGTTAAAGAATGTGGACACGACGATGAACATCATGCAAGAGGAAACGTTTGGTCCTATTGTTCCTATTACAACTTTTAAAGAATTAGATGAGGCTGTCGACATTGCAAACAGTACCCCATATGGCCTTGCTGCTTACTTCTTTACCAATGATTATAAGGTAGGAACGTACCTCCATGATCATTTAGACTTTGGAATCATTGGCTGGAATGATGGCGCACCATCTGGAGCACATGTTCCGTTCGGTGGAATGAAAGAAAGTGGCCTTGGTCGCGAAGGTGGTTCAGAAGGCATTGAGCCGTACTTAGAAACGAAATACTTATCGATTGGTCATTATGATCAATAG
- the ggt gene encoding gamma-glutamyltransferase translates to MKHRNLIRMVSVLTIFSLLVAISPFYTSAKKYDGDVDSVATGTDGMVSTSHPIASEVGADILNKGGNAVDAAVAIQYALNVVEPMMSGIGGGGFMMVYDADSEDVTIVNSRERAPAGATPDMFLDEEGNVIPFQQRVRHGTSVGVPGTLKSLEEALDRWGSRPRQQLITPAVQLAEKGFEVDGQLAQAIRSNEEKLSLTAAADVFLPNGEPIHEGDLLVQSDLADTLKKVRTHGNDAFYQGEIAEAIADTVQEFGGTMTAEDLANYDLTIDDAVYGNYKDYSIASMPPPSSGGTFLIQMLKILEDFDLGQYDVRSVEKYHLLSEAMRLAYADRAAYAGDPEFIDVPVNGLLHPEYIEERSSLISLDSVMADIQPGDPWSYETGSADYEVEASEHDVDSQPGETTHFTVADRWGNVVSYTSTIEQVFGSGIMVPGHGIMLNNELTDFDARPGGANEVQPNKRPLSSMTPTMVLEDGKPVLTLGSPGGPRIITAVLQVFLNIAEYGMDLEEAVQEPRIYNTHTTETWWEDGVPADVRGQMTDMGHRLQSTSNLVGNVQTILIDYETGEYYGVADERREGSAIGINRPGKGGGGKE, encoded by the coding sequence ATGAAACACAGAAATTTGATCAGGATGGTTTCCGTATTGACTATTTTTTCTTTGTTGGTTGCGATAAGCCCGTTTTATACAAGTGCAAAAAAATATGACGGGGATGTTGATTCTGTAGCTACAGGCACAGATGGGATGGTTTCAACCTCTCATCCTATTGCATCCGAGGTTGGAGCAGATATACTTAATAAAGGTGGAAATGCGGTTGATGCCGCGGTTGCTATTCAATACGCACTAAACGTTGTGGAACCGATGATGTCAGGGATTGGTGGCGGCGGTTTTATGATGGTTTATGATGCTGATTCAGAGGATGTTACGATTGTAAACAGTCGAGAAAGAGCACCAGCAGGAGCAACACCGGATATGTTCCTCGATGAAGAGGGGAATGTTATTCCATTTCAACAGAGGGTAAGACACGGCACTTCTGTCGGTGTTCCAGGTACACTGAAAAGTCTTGAGGAAGCACTTGACCGGTGGGGTTCAAGGCCACGGCAGCAGTTGATTACACCTGCTGTTCAGCTTGCCGAAAAGGGCTTTGAGGTCGATGGACAGCTTGCTCAGGCTATTAGAAGTAATGAAGAAAAGCTCTCCTTAACAGCGGCTGCAGATGTATTTTTACCAAATGGTGAGCCTATTCATGAAGGAGACTTACTCGTGCAGTCGGATTTAGCAGATACTCTAAAAAAGGTTCGCACCCATGGAAACGATGCTTTTTACCAAGGTGAAATTGCCGAGGCGATTGCTGATACTGTACAAGAATTCGGCGGGACCATGACTGCAGAGGATCTTGCTAATTATGATCTGACAATTGATGATGCAGTGTATGGAAACTATAAAGATTATTCAATTGCGAGTATGCCACCACCAAGCTCAGGTGGTACATTCCTCATCCAAATGCTAAAAATCTTAGAAGACTTTGATTTGGGACAATATGATGTGCGTTCTGTTGAAAAATACCATTTACTGTCTGAAGCGATGAGGTTAGCCTATGCAGATAGAGCAGCCTACGCAGGCGACCCTGAATTCATTGATGTACCGGTAAATGGGCTCCTTCACCCAGAATATATTGAAGAAAGAAGTTCACTGATCTCACTCGATTCTGTCATGGCTGATATACAACCAGGAGATCCGTGGAGCTATGAAACGGGGTCTGCAGACTACGAAGTGGAAGCTTCTGAACATGATGTAGACAGTCAACCAGGGGAAACGACTCACTTTACTGTTGCTGACCGGTGGGGGAATGTTGTATCTTACACAAGTACGATAGAGCAAGTATTTGGTTCAGGTATTATGGTTCCCGGACACGGAATCATGCTTAACAATGAATTAACCGATTTTGATGCGAGACCAGGCGGGGCAAATGAAGTTCAGCCTAACAAACGTCCTCTAAGTAGCATGACTCCTACGATGGTACTTGAGGATGGGAAGCCAGTATTGACGCTCGGTTCACCTGGTGGACCAAGAATTATAACAGCTGTGCTCCAAGTGTTCCTTAATATCGCTGAGTACGGTATGGATCTTGAGGAAGCGGTTCAGGAGCCGCGTATTTATAATACTCACACAACCGAAACGTGGTGGGAAGATGGAGTACCTGCAGATGTGCGAGGGCAAATGACCGATATGGGGCACCGGCTGCAGTCAACTTCGAATCTTGTAGGAAACGTACAAACGATTTTAATAGACTATGAAACAGGCGAATATTATGGCGTCGCCGATGAGCGCAGAGAAGGATCTGCTATTGGCATTAACAGGCCTGGTAAAGGCGGAGGTGGAAAAGAATAA